One Paraburkholderia kururiensis DNA window includes the following coding sequences:
- a CDS encoding MetQ/NlpA family lipoprotein, with protein sequence MQKRKLLGAALAALALGWGFANAASAAEKTLRVGIMSGEDEDVWKVVAANAAKHGLAIKITTFADYTQPNEALAQHDLDANSFQHKPYLEAQIKARGYKIVPVGYTYVQPIGLYSRKVKSVADLPQGATVGVPNDPSNEGRSLLLLQSLGLITLKPAVGLLPTARDIERNPKNLHIKELDAGIVGRAIGDLDAAVVNTDWAIKAGIKIPQERIAQEKVPNNPYRNFIAVNEQDANAPWVHDLVQSYQQPNVSAAILKVYHGATLPAWDGAPQ encoded by the coding sequence ATGCAAAAACGAAAACTGCTTGGCGCGGCACTCGCTGCGCTCGCTCTCGGCTGGGGCTTCGCGAATGCGGCATCGGCCGCGGAAAAGACGCTGCGCGTCGGCATCATGTCGGGCGAGGACGAAGACGTCTGGAAAGTGGTCGCGGCCAACGCAGCGAAGCATGGCCTCGCCATCAAGATCACCACGTTCGCCGATTACACGCAGCCCAACGAGGCGCTGGCGCAGCACGATCTCGACGCCAACTCGTTCCAGCACAAGCCTTATCTGGAAGCACAGATCAAGGCGCGCGGCTACAAGATCGTGCCGGTGGGCTACACCTACGTGCAGCCTATCGGGCTCTATTCACGCAAGGTGAAGTCGGTTGCCGACCTTCCGCAAGGCGCGACGGTGGGCGTGCCGAACGACCCGAGCAATGAAGGACGCTCGCTGCTTCTGCTGCAATCGCTCGGCCTCATTACGTTGAAGCCCGCGGTGGGTCTCCTGCCGACGGCGCGCGATATCGAACGGAATCCTAAGAATCTGCACATCAAGGAACTCGATGCGGGCATCGTGGGGCGAGCGATCGGCGACCTCGACGCGGCCGTCGTGAATACCGACTGGGCCATCAAGGCCGGCATCAAGATTCCGCAGGAACGCATCGCGCAGGAGAAGGTGCCGAACAATCCGTATCGCAACTTCATCGCCGTGAACGAGCAGGATGCGAACGCGCCGTGGGTCCACGACCTCGTGCAGAGCTATCAGCAACCCAACGTATCGGCCGCGATCCTGAAGGTCTATCACGGCGCGACCCTGCCCGCCTGGGACGGCGCGCCGCAGTAG
- a CDS encoding SGNH/GDSL hydrolase family protein, which translates to MQRMNGRVGAAMLVAMTLLLAACGGGGNGPGSSGGAAAPAGGVHLQVVSFGDSLSDVGTYAPLASALGGGRFTTNPGQVWTQDVAQYYGDTLTPAFSIDATRKLSAQSGVGYAEGGATVATPANLNDYLTDVLGDVEMPMNQQVSSYLAAHGSFNANQLVLVWAGANDVLRAGSLPAAAPTVQTAANTLVQLVAQIVQSGATHVVVVNLPNIGLSPKGVTSSDGGANLTQLSQLFNDTLNAGLQSSGLQGKVIEIDAFTWLNQVIANFQANGFAVSNTGTACDPAKTPHDTALLCSPPTYTTPNADQTYMFADDLHPTTRLHTLFAQFVEQQIAKSGLGR; encoded by the coding sequence ATGCAACGCATGAATGGAAGGGTAGGTGCCGCAATGCTTGTCGCGATGACCCTGTTGCTCGCCGCATGCGGCGGCGGAGGCAATGGCCCGGGCAGTAGCGGCGGCGCGGCGGCCCCGGCCGGCGGCGTGCATCTCCAGGTGGTGTCGTTCGGCGACAGCCTCTCCGACGTCGGCACCTATGCGCCGCTCGCGAGTGCGCTGGGCGGCGGGCGCTTCACGACGAACCCCGGGCAGGTGTGGACGCAGGACGTCGCGCAGTACTACGGCGACACGCTCACGCCGGCTTTTTCGATCGACGCCACCCGCAAGCTCAGCGCGCAAAGCGGCGTCGGGTACGCGGAGGGCGGCGCCACGGTGGCCACGCCCGCGAACCTGAACGACTATCTGACCGATGTGCTGGGCGACGTCGAAATGCCCATGAACCAGCAGGTGTCGAGCTATCTGGCCGCGCACGGAAGCTTCAACGCGAACCAGCTGGTGCTGGTGTGGGCCGGCGCGAACGACGTGCTGCGGGCCGGGTCGCTGCCCGCCGCCGCGCCCACGGTGCAGACGGCCGCGAACACGCTGGTTCAGCTCGTCGCGCAGATCGTGCAGAGCGGGGCGACGCACGTCGTCGTGGTCAATCTGCCGAACATCGGGCTGTCGCCCAAAGGCGTGACGTCGTCGGACGGCGGCGCGAATCTGACGCAGCTTTCGCAACTCTTCAACGACACCTTGAACGCCGGCTTGCAGAGCAGCGGCCTTCAAGGCAAGGTCATCGAGATCGACGCCTTTACCTGGCTCAACCAGGTGATCGCGAACTTCCAGGCCAATGGTTTCGCCGTCTCGAACACCGGCACGGCCTGCGACCCCGCGAAGACGCCGCACGACACCGCGTTGCTCTGCTCGCCGCCCACCTACACGACGCCCAACGCCGACCAGACCTACATGTTCGCCGACGATCTGCATCCCACCACGCGCCTGCATACGCTCTTCGCGCAGTTCGTGGAACAGCAGATCGCGAAGAGCGGACTCGGGCGCTGA
- a CDS encoding NAD(P)/FAD-dependent oxidoreductase translates to MIEVKEGAVLPDSLWAATAQPAPDTPALRESASCDVAIVGAGLTGLSTALHLAERGVKVCVLDAAEPGWGASGRNGGQVIPGLKYDPDELVQRFGETAGNRLVEVVGTAADTVFELIERYGIECEAVRGGWIQPAPSRAMLETVTRRAQQWAARGARVSLLDAAGVSQRLGTRAYVGGWIDHRAGSIQPLSYVRGLARAAQNLGVAVHGHTSVTRLSRDERGWHVQTHGGANIVAQRVVIATNGYTGALWPGLRQSVIAANSFIVATRPLAPSVGDAILRGGEVASDSRRLLLYFRRDAAGRLLMGGRGPFSEPRATSDWAHLERAVELMYPQLKGIEYEYRWAGRVAITADFLPHVHEPAPGLSIALGYNGRGIAMATTLGKHLAARMAGDGRTPFPFAVTAVKPIPLHALQRFYIAAGVAWYRLMDAIG, encoded by the coding sequence ATGATCGAAGTGAAAGAAGGTGCAGTGCTGCCCGATTCGTTGTGGGCCGCAACGGCGCAGCCTGCGCCCGATACGCCGGCCTTGCGCGAGTCGGCATCGTGCGACGTGGCGATCGTCGGCGCGGGGCTCACGGGCCTTTCGACCGCGTTGCATCTGGCCGAACGCGGCGTGAAGGTGTGTGTGCTCGATGCAGCGGAGCCGGGCTGGGGCGCGTCGGGCCGCAATGGCGGCCAGGTGATTCCGGGCCTCAAGTACGACCCCGACGAACTCGTGCAGCGGTTCGGCGAGACAGCGGGCAACCGTCTGGTGGAGGTCGTGGGCACCGCCGCCGACACCGTGTTCGAGCTGATCGAGCGGTACGGCATCGAGTGCGAAGCCGTGCGCGGCGGCTGGATCCAGCCGGCGCCGTCGCGTGCCATGCTCGAAACCGTGACGCGGCGTGCGCAGCAGTGGGCCGCGCGCGGGGCCCGGGTCAGTCTGCTCGATGCGGCCGGCGTTTCGCAGCGGCTCGGCACGCGCGCCTACGTGGGCGGATGGATCGATCATCGCGCCGGCAGCATCCAGCCGCTCAGCTATGTGCGAGGTCTCGCGCGCGCGGCCCAGAATCTCGGCGTGGCCGTGCATGGACACACGTCGGTCACGCGCCTCTCGCGCGACGAACGCGGCTGGCACGTTCAGACGCACGGCGGCGCGAACATCGTCGCGCAGCGTGTCGTGATTGCGACCAACGGCTATACCGGCGCGCTTTGGCCCGGTCTGCGGCAGTCCGTGATCGCGGCGAACAGCTTCATCGTCGCCACGCGGCCGTTGGCGCCCAGCGTGGGCGACGCGATTCTGCGCGGCGGCGAAGTCGCTTCCGACTCGCGCCGTCTTCTGCTGTATTTCCGGCGCGACGCGGCGGGGCGCCTCCTGATGGGCGGCCGCGGACCGTTCTCCGAGCCGCGCGCGACGAGCGACTGGGCGCATCTGGAGCGCGCCGTCGAGCTGATGTATCCGCAACTGAAGGGCATCGAGTATGAGTATCGATGGGCGGGGCGCGTGGCCATCACCGCCGATTTTCTGCCGCATGTTCACGAACCCGCGCCGGGGCTCAGCATCGCGCTCGGCTACAACGGCCGCGGTATCGCGATGGCCACGACGCTCGGCAAGCATCTTGCCGCGCGCATGGCGGGCGACGGCCGGACGCCGTTTCCGTTTGCCGTCACGGCTGTCAAACCGATTCCGCTCCATGCGCTGCAACGCTTTTACATCGCTGCGGGCGTTGCGTGGTACCGGCTGATGGATGCCATCGGCTGA
- a CDS encoding amino acid ABC transporter ATP-binding protein translates to MIEINAIHKRFHHQEVLKGVSLSVGAGEVVCLIGPSGSGKSTVLRCINGFETYDAGSITIDGVRVDAHAKNIHELRMRVGMVFQRFNLFAHRTALENVMEGPVYVRRTPVAQAREQARQLLEKVGLSHRMNAYPAELSGGQQQRVAIARALAMEPAALLFDEPTSALDPELVGEVLAVMRALARDGMTMVVVTHEMAFAREVADRVCFLHGGTICETGPAREVLSHPQHPRTQDFLRRLLSPDGTPAGVNPN, encoded by the coding sequence ATGATCGAGATCAACGCGATACACAAGCGCTTTCACCACCAGGAAGTGCTCAAGGGCGTGAGTTTGAGCGTCGGGGCAGGCGAAGTGGTGTGCCTGATCGGACCGTCCGGGTCGGGCAAGTCGACCGTACTGCGCTGTATCAACGGCTTCGAGACCTACGACGCCGGTTCCATCACCATCGACGGCGTGCGGGTGGACGCGCACGCGAAGAACATTCACGAACTGCGCATGCGCGTGGGCATGGTGTTTCAGCGCTTCAACCTGTTTGCGCACCGAACGGCGCTCGAAAACGTGATGGAAGGCCCTGTCTATGTGCGCCGCACGCCGGTGGCGCAGGCGCGCGAGCAGGCGAGGCAACTGCTCGAGAAGGTCGGCCTCTCGCATCGGATGAATGCGTACCCTGCGGAGCTTTCGGGCGGCCAGCAGCAGCGCGTGGCGATTGCGCGGGCGCTTGCCATGGAACCCGCCGCGCTGCTCTTCGACGAGCCCACGTCCGCGCTCGACCCCGAACTCGTGGGCGAAGTGCTGGCCGTGATGCGCGCGTTGGCGCGCGACGGCATGACCATGGTGGTGGTCACGCACGAAATGGCCTTTGCCCGCGAGGTGGCCGACCGCGTGTGCTTTCTGCACGGCGGCACGATCTGCGAGACGGGCCCCGCGCGCGAGGTCCTGAGCCATCCCCAGCATCCGCGCACGCAGGACTTCCTGCGGCGCCTGCTGTCTCCTGACGGCACGCCCGCCGGCGTTAACCCGAACTGA
- a CDS encoding amino acid ABC transporter permease, whose protein sequence is MFVQNAIDFLPILLKGAVITIEITACAFVLSSILGLVLALLKVSRNRAASAFGSTVINLIRGLPIIVQLFYIYFVLPDLGVQLSAFQAGVIGLGIAYSAYQAENFRAGIEAIDHGQIEAAHAIGMRGPLIMRRVVLPQAFRIALPPYGNTLVMLLKDSSVASTITVAEITRAGQLIASSTFQNMTVYTLVALLYLVLSLPLMFGVNQLGKRLAVRKSR, encoded by the coding sequence ATGTTTGTGCAGAACGCAATCGACTTTTTGCCGATCCTGCTGAAAGGCGCGGTCATCACGATCGAGATCACGGCCTGTGCATTCGTGCTCAGTTCCATCCTCGGTCTGGTGCTCGCGCTGCTCAAGGTGTCGCGCAACCGCGCCGCATCGGCGTTCGGCAGCACCGTGATCAATCTGATCCGCGGGCTGCCGATCATCGTGCAGCTCTTCTACATCTATTTCGTGCTGCCCGACCTCGGCGTGCAACTGTCGGCGTTTCAGGCCGGCGTGATCGGGCTGGGCATCGCTTACTCGGCGTATCAGGCGGAAAACTTCCGCGCGGGCATCGAGGCCATCGACCATGGGCAGATCGAAGCCGCGCACGCCATCGGCATGCGCGGCCCGCTGATCATGCGCCGCGTGGTGCTGCCGCAGGCCTTCAGAATCGCGCTGCCGCCCTACGGCAACACGCTCGTCATGCTGCTGAAGGATTCGTCGGTGGCCTCCACCATTACCGTGGCTGAAATCACGCGCGCGGGGCAGTTGATCGCGTCGTCGACGTTCCAGAACATGACGGTCTACACGCTCGTCGCGCTGCTGTACCTCGTGCTGAGCCTGCCGCTGATGTTCGGCGTCAACCAGCTTGGCAAGCGCCTCGCCGTGAGGAAAAGCCGATGA
- a CDS encoding ABC transporter substrate-binding protein, translating into MVSFVKRLILLAAGFAACFAISSGAARAEPTWKVGATATGVPFTFLDVKTNSIQGMMVDAIEAAGRAGGFKVEVQQSVFSALIPSLTTEKIDIISAAMLKTPARQQIVDFSDTVYSYGEGLVVRADDKGHYTSMDDLKGEVVGAQVGTAFVDALNKKGIFKEVRTYDSVADIMRDVALGRIKAGFADQPIVAYQLQQGANPQVRLVPEYQSAVKGQVCFVVRKGDTAKLEQLNSAIRKMKTDGTLQQILQKWHMS; encoded by the coding sequence ATGGTCTCGTTCGTCAAACGCCTCATCTTGCTTGCAGCCGGTTTTGCCGCCTGTTTCGCGATCTCCTCGGGCGCCGCGCGTGCCGAGCCCACCTGGAAGGTGGGTGCAACCGCCACGGGCGTGCCGTTCACGTTCCTCGACGTCAAGACCAATTCCATTCAGGGAATGATGGTGGATGCTATCGAAGCGGCCGGCCGCGCGGGCGGCTTCAAGGTCGAGGTGCAGCAGAGCGTGTTCTCCGCGCTGATTCCGTCGCTGACCACCGAGAAGATCGACATCATTTCCGCGGCCATGCTGAAGACGCCCGCGCGCCAGCAGATCGTCGATTTTTCCGACACCGTTTATTCCTACGGCGAAGGGCTCGTCGTGCGTGCCGACGACAAGGGCCACTACACCTCGATGGACGATCTCAAGGGCGAAGTGGTGGGTGCACAGGTGGGCACGGCGTTCGTCGATGCGTTGAACAAGAAGGGCATCTTCAAGGAAGTCCGCACCTACGATTCCGTCGCGGACATCATGCGCGACGTGGCGCTGGGCCGGATCAAGGCAGGTTTCGCCGATCAGCCCATCGTGGCCTACCAGTTGCAGCAGGGCGCCAATCCGCAGGTGCGGCTCGTGCCCGAGTATCAGTCGGCGGTGAAGGGGCAGGTGTGCTTCGTCGTGCGTAAGGGCGACACGGCGAAGCTCGAACAACTGAACTCGGCCATCAGAAAGATGAAGACCGACGGCACGCTGCAGCAGATCCTGCAGAAGTGGCACATGAGCTGA
- a CDS encoding IclR family transcriptional regulator, translating into MDNSPADNGAGNGADLLFNQSLEKGLGVLRAFSAKRRTMTLAEVAEAASMSKSSAQRMVYTLEKLGYIRKHPLTRRYQLTPRVMQIGFNYLAADTLIDVANPFLSELTNITGETTNLTEPDEDEMVYVSRFVSTKFVPIHMPIGSRIPMYCTGSGRAFLSALPPDEARVRLEQMNRVAFTANTVTDVARLGELLAEVRQNGYATNREELFIGDMSIAAPVVGSQGRPVAAVHVVAPTSRWTFDEARLKLAPAVIDCARGISNSIRTLE; encoded by the coding sequence ATGGACAATTCGCCCGCCGACAATGGCGCCGGAAACGGCGCCGATCTGCTCTTCAATCAGTCGCTGGAAAAGGGGCTGGGCGTATTGCGCGCGTTCAGCGCGAAGCGCCGCACCATGACGTTGGCCGAGGTGGCCGAAGCGGCGTCGATGTCCAAAAGCTCGGCGCAGCGCATGGTCTACACGCTGGAGAAGCTGGGCTACATCCGCAAACATCCGCTCACGCGCCGCTACCAGTTGACGCCGCGCGTCATGCAGATCGGCTTCAACTATCTGGCCGCCGACACGTTGATCGACGTCGCGAATCCGTTCCTCTCGGAACTCACGAACATCACGGGCGAGACGACGAACCTGACGGAGCCCGACGAGGACGAAATGGTGTACGTCTCGCGCTTCGTATCGACGAAGTTCGTGCCGATTCACATGCCCATCGGCAGCCGCATTCCCATGTACTGCACGGGCAGCGGGCGCGCATTCCTGAGCGCGTTGCCGCCCGACGAGGCACGCGTGCGCCTCGAGCAGATGAACCGCGTCGCGTTCACCGCCAACACCGTCACCGACGTGGCGAGGCTCGGCGAGTTGCTCGCCGAAGTACGCCAGAACGGCTATGCCACGAACCGCGAAGAGTTGTTCATCGGCGATATGTCGATCGCGGCGCCCGTGGTGGGAAGTCAGGGGCGCCCCGTCGCCGCGGTACACGTGGTGGCGCCCACCAGCCGATGGACTTTCGACGAGGCGCGGCTAAAGCTCGCGCCGGCCGTGATCGATTGCGCGAGAGGCATCAGCAATTCGATACGAACGCTCGAGTAG
- a CDS encoding antibiotic biosynthesis monooxygenase family protein has protein sequence MYSSTFVFKAGQFDDAFHRLDKEIAEAARAIPGYLGEETWENASAGLIQNIYYWESEAALLQLIEHPAHLAAKSQQARWLDGYRVVIAKVLRQYGDGGV, from the coding sequence ATGTACTCTTCCACCTTCGTTTTCAAGGCAGGCCAGTTCGACGACGCATTCCATCGCCTCGATAAAGAGATCGCGGAAGCGGCCCGCGCGATTCCCGGCTATCTCGGCGAGGAGACCTGGGAGAACGCGAGCGCGGGGCTCATTCAGAACATCTACTACTGGGAATCGGAAGCGGCGCTGCTGCAATTGATCGAGCATCCCGCGCATCTCGCAGCGAAATCGCAGCAGGCGCGCTGGCTCGACGGCTATCGCGTGGTCATCGCGAAGGTGCTCAGGCAGTACGGCGATGGCGGGGTGTGA